A single genomic interval of Bradyrhizobium sp. sBnM-33 harbors:
- a CDS encoding DMT family transporter: MTGEFEKIAARAAPAIFVVLWSTGFIGTKYVLNSAEPLTYLAIRMAFVVGLMAIIVAVARPRWPDRIGIAHSAVAGILVHGFYLGGTAIAIAHSIPAGLSALIPGLQPILTSTLASRWLGERVTPLQWGGLLLGLAGVVLILHDRPMSGEAGWGWLASAVSLISITLGTLYQRRYCSAIDWRSGNLVQYVAVTIFFGLGAWLFETNEVHWTTEFILALAWLAVVLSIGSIGLLYWLIRRSAATSVASLFYLVPAVTSLMAYVLFGEQLDAVSLAGMAACAAAVLVVNRRSV; encoded by the coding sequence ATGACCGGCGAATTCGAAAAAATTGCAGCGCGCGCGGCGCCGGCGATCTTTGTCGTGCTCTGGAGCACGGGCTTCATCGGCACCAAATATGTGCTGAACAGTGCCGAGCCGCTGACCTACCTCGCGATCCGCATGGCGTTCGTGGTGGGGCTGATGGCGATCATCGTCGCAGTCGCGCGGCCGCGCTGGCCGGACCGCATCGGCATCGCGCACAGCGCCGTCGCCGGCATTCTGGTGCATGGATTCTATCTGGGCGGCACGGCGATCGCGATTGCGCATTCAATTCCGGCGGGGCTCTCGGCTTTGATTCCGGGCTTGCAGCCGATCCTGACCTCGACGCTTGCAAGCCGCTGGCTCGGCGAGCGCGTCACGCCGCTGCAATGGGGCGGGTTACTGCTCGGACTCGCCGGTGTCGTGCTGATCCTGCACGACAGGCCGATGAGCGGAGAGGCGGGCTGGGGGTGGCTCGCCTCGGCCGTCTCGCTAATCAGCATCACGCTCGGCACGCTGTACCAACGCCGCTACTGCAGCGCGATCGACTGGCGGTCCGGCAATCTCGTGCAATACGTTGCGGTGACGATCTTCTTCGGTCTCGGCGCATGGCTGTTTGAGACCAACGAGGTGCATTGGACCACCGAGTTTATCCTGGCGCTGGCCTGGCTTGCGGTCGTCCTGTCGATCGGATCGATCGGGCTGCTCTATTGGCTGATCCGGCGCTCGGCCGCGACGTCGGTGGCGAGCCTGTTCTATCTGGTGCCCGCGGTGACGTCGCTGATGGCCTACGTGCTGTTCGGCGAGCAGCTGGACGCAGTCTCGCTCGCCGGCATGGCCGCCTGCGCGGCGGCCGTGCTGGTCGTCAACCGCCGCTCAGTTTGA
- a CDS encoding methyl-accepting chemotaxis protein translates to MTTQSVGKFLPALKLRLGTKAVICAIFLIAVNTALVVGAAHWSLTSEFGDRALRDIEVNLRTLGLAFAETYSDARITIKDGAVARAEIPKMPEFKDHAIVDRAVGYAGGNATLFVYDEASNQFVRRTTNVKKENGDRAVGTQLATDHPGQAVVRRGEAYRGPATLFGKTFMTAYYPILNPAGKVIGLLYVGIPMAHYESMLSHAIQNMAIAAGIAALLVMMLTMLIVRRVTKPLTSVTASLTAIANGNTDVEIDCDDRMDEIGEIARSLAVFKNNSVERRRMRDEQTAAAAAAAEQRKSELRGFVDEFQTSVGGILDKVLNSSSEFERVARQLTDTARTTASLSGKSAGASETASEHVRTAAAASDELSSSIAEITRRVQESNGIAADAVKQAAATDQRINELSEAGARIGDVVKLITSIAEQTNLLALNATIEAARAGDAGRGFAVVAQEVKSLAGQTAKATEEISSQIGSMQLATEESVSAIKAIGQTIERISDIATSISAAVEQQRGATQNIAQSVRAAASGTADVAANIRNAAQGADETGETSSRMFASAQNLSSESLHLKAEVEKFLDRVRAA, encoded by the coding sequence ATGACCACGCAATCCGTTGGAAAGTTCCTGCCGGCGCTCAAGCTGCGCCTTGGCACTAAGGCTGTCATCTGCGCGATCTTCCTGATCGCGGTGAATACCGCGCTGGTGGTCGGGGCGGCCCATTGGTCGCTAACCTCCGAATTTGGCGACCGGGCGCTGCGGGACATTGAGGTCAACCTGCGCACGCTGGGGCTGGCGTTTGCCGAGACCTACAGCGACGCCAGGATCACCATCAAGGATGGGGCCGTCGCCCGGGCCGAAATTCCGAAGATGCCCGAGTTCAAGGACCACGCGATCGTCGACCGCGCGGTGGGCTATGCCGGCGGCAATGCGACGCTTTTCGTCTACGATGAAGCCAGTAACCAGTTCGTCCGCCGCACGACCAATGTGAAGAAGGAGAACGGCGACCGCGCCGTCGGCACCCAGCTCGCGACAGATCATCCCGGGCAGGCGGTGGTGCGCCGCGGCGAGGCCTACCGCGGCCCGGCGACGCTGTTCGGCAAGACGTTCATGACGGCCTACTATCCGATCCTAAATCCGGCCGGCAAGGTGATCGGGCTGCTGTATGTCGGCATTCCCATGGCTCACTACGAGAGCATGCTGTCACATGCCATTCAGAACATGGCGATCGCAGCCGGCATTGCCGCGCTGCTGGTGATGATGCTGACCATGCTGATCGTGCGCCGGGTGACCAAGCCCCTGACGTCGGTCACGGCCTCGCTCACCGCAATCGCCAATGGCAACACCGATGTCGAAATCGACTGTGACGACCGGATGGACGAGATCGGCGAGATTGCGCGTAGCCTCGCGGTCTTCAAGAACAACTCTGTCGAGCGTCGGCGCATGCGCGACGAACAGACCGCGGCCGCCGCGGCCGCGGCCGAGCAGCGCAAATCCGAGCTGCGCGGCTTCGTCGACGAGTTCCAGACCAGCGTCGGCGGCATCCTCGACAAGGTGCTGAACTCATCCAGCGAATTCGAGCGCGTGGCCCGCCAGCTCACCGACACCGCGCGGACTACCGCAAGCCTGTCCGGCAAGTCGGCCGGCGCTTCCGAAACAGCCTCCGAGCATGTCCGCACCGCGGCGGCCGCTTCCGACGAGCTCTCCAGCTCGATCGCCGAAATCACCCGCCGGGTTCAGGAATCGAACGGCATCGCGGCCGACGCCGTCAAGCAGGCCGCCGCCACCGACCAGCGCATCAACGAATTGTCGGAAGCCGGCGCCCGGATCGGCGACGTGGTGAAGCTGATCACCTCGATCGCCGAACAGACCAATCTCCTGGCGCTCAACGCCACCATCGAGGCGGCGCGGGCGGGCGATGCCGGCCGCGGCTTTGCCGTGGTGGCGCAGGAGGTCAAGAGCCTGGCCGGCCAGACCGCGAAGGCGACGGAAGAGATATCCAGCCAGATCGGCAGCATGCAGCTTGCGACCGAAGAGTCGGTCAGTGCGATCAAGGCGATCGGCCAGACCATCGAGCGCATCAGCGATATCGCCACCTCGATCTCGGCGGCGGTCGAGCAGCAGCGCGGCGCGACCCAGAACATCGCGCAGAGCGTGCGCGCGGCGGCCAGCGGCACGGCCGACGTTGCCGCCAACATCCGCAACGCTGCGCAGGGCGCCGACGAGACCGGCGAGACCTCGAGCCGGATGTTTGCCTCCGCGCAGAATCTGTCGAGCGAGAGCCTGCATTTGAAGGCCGAGGTCGAAAAATTCCTCGACCGCGTCCGCGCCGCCTGA
- a CDS encoding peroxiredoxin: MALPIGAVAPDFEAETTEGKIKFHDWIGNSWAMLFSHPKDFTPVCTTELGLLAKLKPEFDKRGVKLIGLSVDPVDRHAKWSEDIKETQGAAPNYPMIGDTDYNVSKLYEMLPASTSGDPLTRTPADNQTVRNAIVIGPDKKIKLTIVYPMTTGRNFQEILRAIDSLQLTAKHRVATPADWKQGEDVIIAGSVSDDEAKTIYPAGWKAPKPYIRIVPQPK; the protein is encoded by the coding sequence ATGGCACTTCCGATAGGCGCTGTCGCCCCCGATTTCGAAGCCGAAACCACTGAGGGCAAAATCAAATTCCACGACTGGATCGGAAATAGCTGGGCGATGCTGTTCTCGCACCCCAAGGATTTCACCCCGGTCTGCACCACCGAGCTCGGCTTGCTCGCCAAGCTGAAACCGGAATTCGACAAGCGCGGCGTCAAGCTGATTGGCCTGAGCGTCGATCCTGTCGACCGCCATGCCAAATGGTCGGAGGACATCAAGGAGACGCAGGGTGCTGCGCCGAACTATCCGATGATCGGCGATACCGACTACAACGTCTCCAAGCTTTACGAGATGCTGCCGGCTTCGACCTCGGGCGATCCCCTCACCCGCACGCCTGCGGACAACCAGACCGTCCGCAACGCGATCGTGATCGGCCCCGACAAGAAGATCAAGCTGACGATCGTCTATCCGATGACCACCGGCCGCAACTTCCAGGAGATCCTGCGCGCGATCGACTCGCTGCAGCTGACCGCAAAGCATCGCGTCGCGACGCCGGCCGACTGGAAACAGGGCGAAGACGTCATCATCGCGGGCTCCGTCAGCGACGACGAGGCGAAGACGATCTATCCGGCCGGCTGGAAGGCGCCGAAGCCCTATATCCGGATCGTGCCGCAACCGAAGTGA
- a CDS encoding C13 family peptidase, whose amino-acid sequence MPGEAVYPSWIRRIGAPLIAFFVLTVALSVSTVHAVEDTRKVSVVSFGLFGDQGVFRREATGAAQVVADRFGGAAINVQYNSKKGGSATIEGLAKSLQAAANGMDADNDILFLILTSHGARAGLAVKAGRLTQTLTPSNLAYMLARTGIRYKVVVISACYSGVFIPRLANPDTLVITAADADHPSFGCRDKAKWTYFGNAFFNIALRQAKSLKDAFVVARSLVKKREVRERFEPSNPLMAGGENVQPLLISRP is encoded by the coding sequence ATGCCTGGTGAAGCTGTGTATCCAAGTTGGATCCGCCGGATCGGCGCGCCGCTCATTGCTTTTTTTGTTTTGACCGTTGCGCTTTCGGTTTCGACGGTGCACGCCGTTGAGGATACTCGCAAGGTGAGCGTGGTGTCCTTCGGCCTTTTTGGCGATCAAGGCGTGTTTAGAAGGGAGGCGACCGGCGCAGCACAGGTCGTCGCGGACCGTTTCGGGGGCGCCGCGATCAACGTGCAATACAATTCGAAGAAAGGCGGAAGTGCAACGATTGAAGGCCTGGCCAAGTCCTTGCAAGCGGCGGCCAACGGGATGGACGCCGACAACGACATTCTGTTTTTGATTCTCACCTCGCACGGCGCCCGCGCCGGCCTTGCAGTCAAAGCGGGGCGGCTTACGCAAACGCTCACGCCGTCTAATCTCGCCTACATGCTGGCGCGCACCGGCATCCGATACAAGGTTGTGGTCATCTCGGCCTGCTATTCGGGAGTCTTCATCCCTCGTCTCGCGAACCCCGATACGCTGGTAATCACCGCGGCCGATGCCGACCATCCATCGTTCGGCTGCCGGGACAAAGCCAAATGGACCTATTTCGGCAACGCGTTTTTCAATATAGCACTCCGGCAAGCCAAGAGCCTGAAGGACGCCTTTGTTGTTGCGCGTTCGCTCGTCAAAAAGCGAGAAGTGCGCGAGCGCTTCGAGCCTTCGAATCCCCTAATGGCAGGCGGCGAAAACGTGCAGCCGTTGCTCATTTCGCGTCCTTGA
- a CDS encoding Mth938-like domain-containing protein — protein sequence MKIDSTIFGAITIDGKTYQHDVVVRLSGEVVKRKKKLSKKLYGTSHVLSKDEAKFLFEKGCDQVVIGSGQMGNVHLSPEAEAYFERKGCEVVLKPTPEAIRMFNRSRTKKIGLFHVTC from the coding sequence ATGAAGATTGACAGCACCATCTTTGGCGCGATTACGATTGACGGAAAGACCTATCAGCACGACGTGGTTGTTCGTCTTTCCGGCGAAGTTGTGAAGCGGAAAAAGAAGCTATCAAAGAAGCTGTATGGCACCTCGCACGTGCTTTCGAAAGACGAGGCAAAGTTTCTCTTCGAGAAGGGGTGCGATCAGGTCGTCATTGGCTCGGGTCAGATGGGCAACGTGCACCTGTCACCAGAAGCTGAAGCCTATTTCGAAAGAAAGGGCTGCGAGGTCGTGTTGAAGCCGACACCCGAGGCAATCCGGATGTTCAACCGGTCGCGAACAAAGAAAATCGGACTCTTTCACGTGACCTGTTGA
- the amrS gene encoding AmmeMemoRadiSam system radical SAM enzyme, with protein sequence MTEPERLEGVPGRYWHRLEDGRIQCDICPRYCRLNESQRGLCFVRGRQDDRIVLTTYGRSSGFCVDPIEKKPLNHYLPGTPVLSFGTAGCNLTCKFCQNWDISKARELDRLQDAASPEDIVEAAIATGSRSIAYTYNDPVIFLEYAVDVARVARRRGIKNVAVTAGYIDAAAREELYAFMDAANVDLKAFTEAFYKRLCTGHLGAVLETLEYLKNKTKVWLEITTLLIPGHNDSPEEVKKLSEWMMTRLGPDVPLHFTAFHPDYKMLDLRRTPAFTLTTARDIARKVGLHFVYTGNVHDESGQSTYCPGCGERIIGRDWYDITTWRLTGDGRCDICSTPIPGLFEAHPGKWGQRRVPIWIGRLDRS encoded by the coding sequence ATGACCGAACCCGAGCGTTTGGAAGGTGTTCCCGGCCGCTACTGGCACCGGCTTGAAGACGGACGTATCCAGTGCGATATCTGCCCGCGCTATTGCAGGCTTAACGAAAGCCAGCGCGGCCTGTGCTTCGTGCGTGGCCGGCAGGACGACCGGATCGTGCTCACGACGTACGGCCGCTCCTCGGGGTTCTGTGTCGATCCAATAGAGAAGAAGCCACTGAACCACTATCTGCCCGGAACTCCCGTGTTGTCGTTCGGTACCGCAGGGTGCAACCTGACCTGCAAATTCTGCCAGAACTGGGACATCTCCAAAGCGCGGGAACTCGACCGGCTCCAGGACGCGGCCTCGCCGGAAGATATTGTCGAGGCCGCGATTGCCACGGGCTCGCGTTCCATCGCCTACACCTACAATGACCCCGTCATCTTCCTCGAATATGCCGTGGATGTTGCAAGGGTGGCGCGCCGGCGCGGGATCAAGAACGTGGCGGTCACAGCGGGCTACATTGACGCGGCGGCGCGGGAGGAGCTTTACGCCTTCATGGACGCCGCCAATGTCGACCTCAAGGCGTTCACCGAGGCGTTCTACAAGCGGCTGTGCACCGGCCATCTTGGCGCCGTCCTCGAAACGCTCGAGTATCTGAAGAACAAGACGAAGGTCTGGCTCGAGATCACAACGCTGCTGATCCCGGGTCACAATGACAGCCCGGAGGAGGTGAAAAAGCTGAGCGAATGGATGATGACAAGGCTAGGACCTGACGTGCCGTTACATTTCACCGCCTTCCACCCTGACTACAAGATGCTGGATCTGCGCCGTACGCCGGCCTTCACGCTAACGACGGCTCGTGATATCGCGCGCAAGGTCGGGCTGCATTTCGTCTACACCGGCAATGTCCATGACGAGAGCGGCCAAAGCACGTACTGCCCGGGCTGCGGTGAGCGGATCATCGGTCGAGATTGGTATGACATCACCACTTGGCGGCTCACAGGGGACGGCCGCTGCGATATTTGCTCCACCCCAATCCCCGGCTTGTTCGAGGCGCACCCGGGCAAATGGGGGCAGCGGCGTGTCCCGATCTGGATCGGCAGACTGGACCGCTCTTGA
- a CDS encoding DUF899 family protein has product MGVTFPNESPQYRAARNKLLEREVALRREMEAVAAEIRALPPGGPAPEDYEFDHIDAKGAPAKVRLSELFRPGTDTLLIYHYMFPRHRGDKRPGPSVGPVAQLPLEEGPCPSCTALLDNWEGAIAHVEGLGANIAAVAKAPIERIAAFAAHRGWRNLKLLSAANNSFKRDYHGEDEEGQQMPILTVFHKGPDGVIRLSWASELLFMPTEPKQDPRHLGTVEPMWTLLDLTPAGRPDANEQLEYACCRTEVQANKQS; this is encoded by the coding sequence ATGGGCGTGACCTTTCCCAATGAAAGTCCACAGTATCGAGCTGCTCGCAATAAACTACTGGAGCGCGAGGTAGCGCTCAGGCGCGAAATGGAGGCCGTGGCCGCGGAGATCCGGGCACTGCCGCCGGGAGGGCCCGCTCCCGAGGACTACGAGTTCGATCATATTGATGCCAAAGGGGCGCCAGCGAAGGTGCGCCTCTCGGAACTGTTCCGGCCGGGCACTGATACGCTGCTCATCTACCATTACATGTTCCCTCGGCACCGCGGCGATAAGCGGCCGGGGCCAAGCGTTGGTCCGGTAGCGCAGCTGCCGCTGGAGGAAGGGCCGTGCCCATCCTGCACCGCTTTGCTCGACAACTGGGAGGGAGCGATAGCCCACGTCGAGGGATTGGGAGCGAACATCGCGGCCGTCGCCAAAGCGCCGATCGAGCGGATCGCGGCCTTCGCCGCGCATCGCGGCTGGCGCAATTTGAAACTGCTTTCAGCCGCCAACAACAGCTTCAAACGGGACTATCATGGTGAGGATGAAGAGGGGCAGCAGATGCCCATCCTCACCGTGTTTCACAAAGGCCCGGATGGAGTCATCAGGTTGAGTTGGGCCTCCGAACTATTGTTCATGCCGACCGAGCCGAAACAGGATCCACGGCATCTTGGTACGGTGGAGCCGATGTGGACCCTTCTGGATCTTACTCCCGCAGGGCGGCCGGACGCGAACGAGCAGCTCGAATACGCATGCTGTCGGACTGAGGTGCAGGCCAACAAGCAATCGTAA
- a CDS encoding DUF3237 family protein, whose amino-acid sequence MPARKRFHYTELDLTLRSMGGTRAPSRDTHGVDYLRVRADGRIELDLHVIIETEDGHRIALSGDGQAAPRPGEPVLDIFANVRLSTASKNYAWVNERQIWGVGTASLATGKVRAEGFMQ is encoded by the coding sequence TTGCCGGCCAGGAAGCGATTCCACTACACGGAGCTCGATTTGACCTTGCGGTCGATGGGCGGTACGAGGGCCCCCTCGCGGGACACGCACGGTGTCGACTATCTGCGGGTACGCGCCGATGGTCGCATCGAGCTGGACCTGCACGTCATCATCGAGACTGAGGACGGCCACCGGATCGCGTTGTCTGGTGACGGCCAGGCGGCGCCGCGACCCGGCGAGCCGGTGCTCGACATCTTCGCAAACGTCCGCCTCTCCACCGCGTCCAAAAACTATGCCTGGGTCAATGAGCGACAGATCTGGGGTGTGGGGACCGCGAGCCTGGCGACCGGGAAGGTCCGCGCCGAAGGCTTCATGCAGTGA
- a CDS encoding transposase — translation MMGHQRVEQVALFYEFSLERHVPADHLLRSIDRFVDLDGLRRELSPFYSTIGRPSIAPELMIRMLLVGYCFGIRSERRLCEEVHLNLAYRWFCRLGLDGDVPDHSTFSKNRHGRFRDSDLLRRLFEDVLRRCIDEGLVGGEGFAVDASLIKADANRQNGVEGEKGLPPKAASRAVDEYLAVLDDAAFGAATEIVPKFISPADPAARWTGAHGGQAFFAYSTNYLIDVENAIIVDVEPTTAIRQAEVLAAKRMIERTAKNFGLHPSRLLGDSAYGSADMLGWLVDEHGIEPHVTVFDKSARKDGTFTREDFNYDPVSDVYICPGGKTLTTTGTRVNDGETLLYRASKADCDACALRPHCCPNTPARKVPRSIHERARDMARAIAKSWEGRASRRLRKKVEMLFAHLKRILKLDRLRLRGPNGARDEFLLAATAQNLRKLAKLVPMPQPNPA, via the coding sequence ATGATGGGACATCAGCGAGTTGAGCAGGTCGCGTTGTTCTATGAGTTTTCGCTCGAGCGGCACGTTCCGGCCGATCATTTGTTGCGATCGATCGACAGGTTCGTGGACCTCGATGGGTTAAGGCGAGAGCTATCCCCCTTCTACAGCACGATCGGGCGGCCCTCGATCGCGCCCGAGCTGATGATCCGGATGCTGTTGGTCGGTTACTGCTTCGGCATCCGCTCGGAGCGGCGCCTGTGCGAAGAGGTTCACCTCAACCTGGCATACCGCTGGTTCTGCCGCCTTGGGCTCGATGGTGACGTGCCCGATCATTCGACCTTCTCAAAGAACCGACATGGCCGCTTCCGCGATAGTGATCTGCTGCGACGGCTGTTCGAAGACGTCTTGCGCCGCTGCATCGACGAGGGTCTGGTTGGCGGAGAAGGCTTTGCGGTCGATGCTAGCCTGATCAAGGCCGATGCTAACCGGCAGAACGGCGTCGAGGGCGAAAAGGGGTTGCCGCCAAAAGCCGCAAGCCGTGCCGTCGACGAGTATCTAGCTGTCCTGGACGATGCGGCGTTTGGGGCCGCGACCGAGATCGTCCCCAAGTTCATCTCACCGGCTGATCCTGCCGCGCGCTGGACCGGTGCCCATGGCGGACAGGCTTTCTTTGCCTACTCCACGAACTATCTGATCGATGTGGAAAATGCGATCATTGTCGACGTTGAGCCGACCACAGCGATCCGGCAGGCAGAAGTTCTCGCTGCCAAGCGCATGATCGAGCGGACCGCAAAGAACTTCGGTCTTCACCCGTCCAGGCTTCTCGGTGACAGCGCCTATGGTTCAGCCGACATGCTGGGCTGGCTGGTCGATGAGCACGGCATCGAGCCGCATGTGACCGTGTTCGACAAATCAGCGCGCAAGGATGGGACCTTCACACGGGAGGACTTCAACTACGATCCAGTCAGCGACGTCTATATCTGTCCTGGCGGCAAGACGCTGACCACAACAGGGACGCGTGTGAATGATGGCGAGACGTTGCTTTATCGAGCGAGCAAGGCTGACTGTGACGCCTGCGCCTTGAGGCCACACTGCTGCCCGAACACGCCTGCTCGAAAGGTGCCTCGCTCGATCCATGAGAGAGCCCGCGACATGGCGCGGGCGATTGCTAAATCCTGGGAAGGTCGAGCATCGCGACGGCTACGTAAGAAGGTCGAAATGTTGTTCGCTCACCTCAAGCGCATTCTCAAGCTCGACCGACTGCGATTACGTGGACCAAACGGGGCTCGCGACGAGTTCCTCCTTGCAGCAACCGCCCAGAACCTCCGGAAACTAGCCAAGCTGGTCCCAATGCCGCAGCCAAATCCGGCCTGA
- a CDS encoding Crp/Fnr family transcriptional regulator, with translation MLEHTKILHEAGEAISGVYFPSDAVISLVVLLEGGETVEAAMVGRDGVIGASAALDGKLALNRAIVQIGGHGVVCEPDAFKRVALERPAMLSMIISHEQTVYGQAQQSAACNILHDSTARLCRWLLRARDLSGSDTLPFTQEFLAEMLGVRRTTVSPVAHTLQTAGMIRYRRGKIEITDVEALRESACECYETVRSNYDRLLGRSLNSGPDHESPKH, from the coding sequence GTGCTGGAGCACACCAAGATCCTGCATGAGGCCGGGGAGGCGATCAGCGGGGTTTACTTTCCATCTGACGCGGTGATTTCGCTCGTGGTGCTGCTTGAGGGCGGAGAAACCGTCGAAGCCGCTATGGTCGGCCGCGATGGTGTCATCGGCGCTTCGGCGGCTTTGGACGGCAAGCTGGCCCTGAATCGCGCGATCGTTCAAATCGGCGGACATGGGGTGGTGTGTGAGCCCGACGCATTCAAGCGCGTGGCGCTCGAACGTCCTGCCATGCTTTCGATGATTATCAGTCACGAGCAGACGGTTTATGGCCAGGCGCAGCAATCCGCCGCCTGCAACATTCTCCACGATTCGACGGCGCGATTGTGCCGCTGGCTACTGCGCGCGCGCGACCTGTCGGGAAGCGATACGCTTCCTTTTACGCAGGAGTTTCTCGCGGAGATGCTGGGTGTTCGGCGAACCACCGTTTCGCCGGTGGCGCATACGCTGCAAACGGCGGGAATGATCCGATACCGGCGGGGTAAAATCGAGATCACCGACGTCGAAGCGCTGCGGGAAAGCGCCTGCGAATGCTACGAGACGGTTCGTAGCAATTACGATCGGTTGCTGGGGCGCAGCCTTAATAGCGGCCCTGATCACGAGTCTCCGAAGCATTGA
- a CDS encoding type 1 glutamine amidotransferase domain-containing protein, with amino-acid sequence MDLDGKKIAILATHGFEQSELEVPRDRLKKAGAVVDVVSPASGEIRGWDKKDWGRPVTVDKTLDQASPADYDAVVLPGGQINPDLLRVEQKALKFIRDIFDAGKIVAAVCHAPWLLIETGIARGRKMTSYKSIKTDVANAGAKWEDSEVVVDQGVITSRNPGDLEAFTAKIIEEVREGRHIRRSAA; translated from the coding sequence ATGGATCTCGACGGAAAGAAAATTGCTATTCTGGCAACGCACGGCTTTGAACAGTCGGAACTCGAAGTGCCGCGCGATCGGCTGAAAAAGGCCGGGGCTGTCGTTGACGTGGTCTCGCCGGCCTCAGGCGAAATCAGGGGATGGGACAAGAAGGATTGGGGACGGCCGGTCACGGTCGACAAGACGCTCGATCAGGCATCACCTGCGGACTATGACGCCGTTGTGCTGCCTGGCGGGCAGATCAATCCCGACCTGCTTCGGGTGGAACAGAAAGCGCTCAAGTTCATCAGGGACATTTTCGACGCCGGCAAAATCGTCGCAGCCGTGTGCCATGCGCCGTGGCTTCTGATCGAAACCGGCATCGCCAGGGGCCGGAAGATGACGTCCTACAAGTCGATCAAGACCGACGTCGCCAACGCCGGTGCCAAATGGGAGGACTCGGAGGTCGTTGTCGACCAGGGCGTGATTACGTCCCGCAACCCCGGCGATCTCGAAGCGTTCACTGCGAAGATCATCGAGGAGGTGAGGGAAGGTCGCCACATCAGGCGCAGCGCAGCCTGA
- a CDS encoding PPC domain-containing DNA-binding protein — protein MKSKRIGADDEAQVHVVILDTGEEAFAALTRFAAESGIFAASLTAIGAFERATVGWFDVAAKSYRKIEVDEQCEVLSAIGDVAAGDDGKPSLHVHVVLGLADGSTRGGHLLAATVRPTLEVILTEAPAALRRKKRPDLGIALIDLAAGSG, from the coding sequence ATGAAGAGCAAACGTATCGGCGCCGACGACGAGGCGCAGGTTCATGTCGTCATTCTGGACACGGGCGAGGAGGCGTTTGCCGCGCTCACCCGGTTCGCAGCTGAATCCGGGATTTTCGCGGCCTCGCTGACCGCGATCGGCGCCTTCGAACGGGCGACGGTCGGCTGGTTCGACGTCGCCGCGAAGAGCTACCGGAAGATCGAGGTCGATGAGCAGTGTGAAGTCCTCAGCGCGATCGGCGACGTGGCCGCCGGCGATGACGGCAAGCCCAGCCTGCACGTTCACGTCGTACTCGGCCTTGCCGATGGCTCGACGCGCGGCGGTCACCTGCTGGCAGCAACCGTCAGGCCGACGCTCGAAGTGATCTTGACCGAAGCGCCGGCAGCGCTTCGACGCAAGAAGAGGCCCGACCTCGGAATTGCCCTGATCGACCTTGCCGCCGGGAGCGGGTAG
- a CDS encoding ferritin-like domain-containing protein: MPDKDLNELFLDTLKDIYYAEKQILKALPKMAKAANSDKLRAAFEKHHEETEAQVERLEEIFELLGKAARGKKCEAIEGIIDEGKDIMEQYADTPALDAGLLAAAQAVEHYEISRYGTLKAWAAKLNNPQAVKLIDQTLAEEKKTDETLTKIAETAVNYEAAA, from the coding sequence ATGCCTGACAAGGACCTGAATGAATTATTCCTGGATACTCTCAAGGACATCTACTACGCCGAGAAGCAGATCCTGAAGGCGCTGCCGAAAATGGCCAAGGCCGCCAACTCAGACAAGCTGCGGGCCGCCTTCGAAAAGCACCACGAAGAGACCGAAGCGCAGGTCGAACGGCTGGAAGAGATATTCGAGCTTCTCGGCAAGGCCGCGCGTGGCAAGAAGTGCGAGGCGATCGAGGGGATCATCGACGAAGGCAAGGACATCATGGAGCAGTATGCCGACACGCCCGCGCTCGATGCCGGCCTGTTGGCCGCCGCCCAGGCGGTCGAGCATTACGAGATTTCACGCTACGGCACCCTGAAAGCCTGGGCCGCCAAGCTCAACAATCCGCAAGCTGTGAAGCTGATCGACCAGACGCTCGCCGAAGAGAAAAAGACCGACGAAACCTTGACCAAGATCGCGGAGACCGCAGTCAATTATGAGGCCGCGGCCTAG